One Streptomyces sp. RPA4-2 genomic window carries:
- the serS gene encoding serine--tRNA ligase, whose protein sequence is MIDLRLLREDPDRVRASQRARGEDVALVDSLLSADERRRSSGVRFDELRSEQKALGKLIPKASGDEKAELLKKAGELAAAVKAADAEQHETDEETKRLLLQLGNLVHPDVPVGGEEDFVVLETHGTIRDFGAEGFEPKDHLELGEALGAIDVERGAKVSGSRFYYLTGVGALLELALVNAAIAQATEAGFVPMLTPALVRPRAMEGTGFLGQAAENVYHLEKDDYYLVGTSEVPLAAYHMDEILDADQLPMRYAGFSPCFRREAGTYGKDTRGIFRVHQFDKVEMFSYVAPEDAENEHQRLLEWEKQWLTGLELPFQVIDVASGDLGSSASRKFDCEAWIPTQGKYRELTSASNCDGFQARRLSVRMRDGKKVQPLSTLNGTLCAVPRTIVAILENHQLSDGSVRVPEVLRPYLGGREVLEPISK, encoded by the coding sequence GTGATTGACCTTCGCCTGCTCCGTGAGGACCCCGACCGTGTGCGTGCGTCGCAGCGCGCCCGTGGAGAGGACGTCGCACTCGTCGACTCCCTCCTCTCCGCCGACGAGCGGCGCAGGTCGTCCGGCGTCCGCTTCGACGAACTCCGTTCCGAGCAGAAGGCGCTCGGCAAGCTGATCCCCAAGGCCTCCGGCGACGAGAAGGCCGAGCTGCTGAAGAAGGCCGGCGAACTCGCCGCCGCGGTCAAGGCCGCCGACGCCGAGCAGCACGAGACGGACGAGGAGACCAAACGGCTCCTCCTCCAGCTCGGCAACCTGGTCCACCCGGACGTCCCGGTCGGCGGCGAGGAGGACTTCGTCGTCCTCGAGACGCACGGCACGATCCGCGACTTCGGCGCCGAGGGCTTCGAGCCCAAGGACCACCTGGAGCTCGGCGAGGCGCTCGGCGCCATCGACGTGGAGCGGGGCGCCAAGGTGTCCGGCTCCCGCTTCTACTACCTGACGGGCGTCGGCGCCCTCCTGGAGCTCGCTCTCGTCAACGCGGCGATCGCGCAGGCCACCGAGGCCGGCTTCGTCCCGATGCTGACCCCGGCGCTGGTCCGCCCGCGCGCCATGGAGGGCACCGGCTTCCTCGGCCAGGCCGCGGAGAACGTGTACCACCTGGAGAAGGACGACTACTACCTGGTCGGCACCTCCGAGGTCCCGCTCGCGGCGTACCACATGGACGAGATCCTCGACGCCGACCAACTGCCCATGCGCTACGCCGGCTTCTCGCCGTGCTTCCGCCGCGAGGCCGGCACCTACGGCAAGGACACCCGCGGCATCTTCCGCGTGCACCAGTTCGACAAGGTAGAGATGTTCTCCTACGTGGCCCCCGAGGACGCGGAGAACGAGCACCAGCGGCTCCTGGAGTGGGAGAAGCAGTGGCTGACCGGCCTCGAACTGCCCTTCCAGGTGATCGACGTCGCCTCGGGCGACCTCGGCTCCTCCGCCTCCCGCAAGTTCGACTGCGAGGCGTGGATCCCGACCCAGGGCAAGTACCGCGAGCTGACCTCGGCCTCGAACTGCGACGGCTTCCAGGCCCGCCGGCTGTCCGTCCGCATGCGCGACGGCAAGAAGGTGCAGCCGCTCTCCACGCTGAACGGCACCCTGTGCGCCGTACCGCGCACGATCGTGGCGATCCTGGAGAACCACCAGCTGTCCGACGGCTCCGTGCGGGTGCCCGAGGTGCTGCGCCCCTACCTGGGCGGCCGTGAGGTCCTGGAGCCGATCTCCAAGTGA
- a CDS encoding HAD family hydrolase, with translation MTGTTGATGSAGAFPYQLVATDLDGTLLRSDGTVSARTREALAAATAAGAAHIVVTGRAVPWTRHILDDLGYEGLAVCGQGAQVYHAGEHRLLTSVTLDRQLAGLALAKIEAEVGPLLLAASRDGLDGEVLVGPGYRTQDGPLPVVPIKDAADLWSAPLNKVYVQHPTLSDDALAAVATQVAGGLVGVTMAGAGIVELLPLGLSKATGLSLAARRLGVRAADTIAFGDMPNDIPMFAWAARGVAMAGAHEELKAVADEVTSSNDEDGIAVVLERLLG, from the coding sequence GTGACCGGCACCACTGGAGCGACCGGGTCCGCCGGGGCGTTCCCCTACCAGCTCGTCGCGACCGACCTCGACGGGACGCTGCTGCGCTCCGACGGGACGGTCTCGGCGCGGACGCGTGAGGCGCTCGCCGCGGCCACCGCGGCGGGCGCGGCCCACATCGTCGTCACCGGGCGCGCGGTGCCCTGGACCCGGCACATCCTCGACGACCTCGGCTACGAGGGGCTCGCGGTGTGCGGTCAGGGGGCGCAGGTCTACCACGCGGGGGAGCACCGGCTGCTGACCTCGGTGACGCTGGACCGGCAGCTGGCCGGTCTGGCGCTCGCCAAGATCGAGGCGGAGGTCGGCCCCCTGCTGCTCGCGGCGAGTCGTGACGGGCTCGACGGCGAGGTGCTGGTCGGCCCCGGCTACCGGACGCAGGACGGCCCGCTCCCGGTCGTGCCGATCAAGGACGCGGCGGACCTCTGGTCGGCTCCGCTGAACAAGGTGTACGTCCAGCACCCGACGCTCTCCGACGACGCGCTCGCCGCGGTGGCCACGCAGGTCGCCGGTGGCCTGGTCGGCGTCACGATGGCGGGCGCGGGCATCGTGGAACTTCTCCCCCTCGGCCTCTCCAAGGCCACGGGGCTGTCCCTCGCCGCCCGGCGCCTGGGCGTGCGGGCCGCGGACACCATCGCCTTCGGTGACATGCCCAACGACATCCCGATGTTCGCCTGGGCGGCGCGCGGGGTGGCGATGGCGGGCGCCCACGAGGAACTCAAGGCGGTCGCCGACGAGGTGACGTCCTCGAACGACGAGGACGGCATCGCGGTGGTGCTGGAACGGTTGCTGGGTTAG
- a CDS encoding ABC transporter permease encodes MYDPTVARLTYRGLLGRRRALILCVLPALLIVISAAVRSFSGADDQVASDLLGGFGLATMVPIIGVIAGTGAIGPEIDDGSVVYLLAKPLKRSTIIFTKLIVAVAVTMAFSAVPTFIAGMILNGNGQQIAVAYTVAALVASIAYAALFLLLGTVTRHAVVFGLVYALVWEALFGSLVSGARTLSVQQWALAVAHKVTGGDLVTSDVGLTTATVLLAAVTVLATWYAGQRLRSLTLAGEE; translated from the coding sequence ATGTACGACCCCACAGTCGCCCGACTCACCTACCGGGGCCTGCTCGGCCGCCGTCGGGCCCTCATCCTCTGCGTGCTGCCCGCCCTGCTCATCGTGATCTCGGCGGCCGTACGCAGCTTCTCCGGAGCCGACGACCAGGTGGCCTCGGACCTGCTGGGCGGGTTCGGGCTGGCCACCATGGTCCCGATCATCGGGGTCATCGCGGGAACGGGCGCGATCGGGCCCGAGATCGACGACGGCTCGGTGGTGTACCTGCTGGCCAAGCCCCTCAAGCGGTCGACGATCATCTTCACCAAGCTGATCGTCGCGGTCGCCGTCACCATGGCGTTCTCGGCGGTGCCCACCTTCATCGCCGGCATGATCCTGAACGGCAACGGCCAGCAGATCGCCGTCGCCTACACCGTGGCCGCGCTGGTCGCCTCGATCGCGTACGCGGCGCTGTTCCTGCTGCTGGGAACGGTGACGCGGCACGCGGTCGTCTTCGGCCTCGTCTACGCGCTGGTCTGGGAGGCCCTCTTCGGGTCGCTGGTGTCCGGCGCGCGCACGCTCAGCGTCCAGCAGTGGGCGCTCGCTGTGGCCCACAAGGTCACCGGCGGGGACCTCGTCACCTCGGACGTCGGACTGACCACGGCGACGGTGCTGCTGGCCGCCGTCACCGTCCTCGCCACCTGGTACGCCGGACAGCGGCTGCGGTCGCTGACGCTGGCCGGCGAGGAGTGA